TCTCTGGATTTGAGGTTATCGAACATAAAGGTCCGATCCACGAAGAAGTGGCCGCTCAAGTGAAGAAAGATGGACTGAAAAGCGTTGCTTTCGAGAAGGATCATGTCACGTTCAGCCAATATGAAACCTGGAATGATGCCCTTGATGCGAAACTTATCCCTGTTTCTGGTCTGGTGGAAAAGATGCGGCTGATTAAGTCGCCTGAGGAAATTGAAGTGATCCAGGAAGCAGTGGATATAGCGGATGCTGCTTTTACTCATATCCAATCTTATATCAAACCAGGGGTAAGAGAAATTGATGTTTCTAACGAATTGGAATTTTTTATGCGCAAAAAGGGTGCGGTATCATCTTCCTTTGACATCATCGTGGCATCCGGTTATCGTTCGGCATTGCCTCATGGCGTGGCAAGCGATAAAATAATCGAAACTGGTGAGTTGGTAACACTGGACTTTGGTGCCTACTATAAAGGATATTGCTCAGATATTACACGTACGGTTGCCATAGGTGAAGTGGACGAAAAGTTGAAAAAGATATATCATACAGTATTAGAAGCCCAATTACGTGGAGTGAATCATATAAAACCTGGCATGACAGGTATTGAAGCTGACGCCTTGACCCGTGATTATATTAAATCGGAAGGATTCGGTGATTACTTCGGTCATTCAACGGGACATGGAATGGGTATGGAAGTTCATGAAGGACCAGGTCTGTCATTCCGATCTGACCAGAAGCTTGAACCAGGGATGGTTGTTACCGTTGAACCGGGTATATATGTAGCTGGTACTGGTGGAACACGGATTGAGGACGATATTGTGATTACCGAAGACGGCAATCGAATTTTGAGCAAGTCAACGAAAGAACTGATCGTGTTATAATGATCGGGGATAACAACTTTATGTGGGAGGAAATATAATGATTTCAGTGAATGATTTTAAGACAGGATTGACAATTGAGGTTGATAATGACATTTGGCAGGTGATTGAATTTCAACACGTGAAACCAGGAAAAGGCTCGGCTTTTGTTCGTTCGAAACTTAGAAGTATGCGTAGTGGTAATATTCAGGAGAAGACATTCCGGGCAGGAGAAAAAGTAGAAAAAGCACACCTTGACAATGATAAAATGCAGTATCTCTATTCAGATGGTGATACGCATGCTTTTATGAATATGGAAACATTTGAACAAATCGAATTACAGACAAACCAAATTAAACAGCAGCTAAAATACCTCCTTGAGAATATGGAAGTTCAAATAATGACATACAACGGTGAAATTCTTGGTGTTGAAGTTCCTAATACTGTTAAACTTAAAGTGACGGAAACAGAACCGGGTATAAAGGGAGATACCGCTTCAGGCGGCACAAAACCGGCAACGGTTGAAACAGGATTGACTGTTCAGGTACCTTTTTTTGTGAACGAAGATGATTATCTGATCATCGATACAAGAGAAGGTAAGTATGTTTCACGAGGCTAAACTGGTGGAAAACGCAGTTGTAAGAATGTGATTTGCAATTGTGTTTTATCAGATACATTCTTAATGAAGAGGTGATTGACATGGATGAGAAGCAGGTAACCATCTCGGATTCTGTCACAGCGAATTTCCAAAAATTTTCGGAGTATGTTGTGTGTGTTGAAGTGATGAAGAATGGTAAATCGACAGGTTCATTCTGCACGGATGTCAGCGCGTTTGATGAATGGGATGAAGACGAGATGAAAGACCTCGTCAATAGTCACCTTGCTCAGGTCACTCAGTCGGATTGGATTAAGGGCGATGAAACAATCACCCTGGAGAACGGTTTTACAGTCAGTTACAGTAAGCATTGGGACGATTTTTACTGCGTGAATGTATTTGATGGTAATGAGGAAGTCAGCTCGTTTTGTGCGGATAGGGAATCTTTTGAAGAATGGACAGAAAGTAAGGATCAACTGCTGAATGTCATTCGATCACAGACAAAGCTGAACATCTGAATGAGAAGCTCTTTATTGAAGTTTAGCTCGAGATCTATGATTTCCTGCAAGGTTAGTGGTATAATACCTTATTGAACGCACAGCTTCAAAAGTTGCAGGCCTCAGTCTGTTATCAGGAAGTGAACAAGTGTCATTAAGGAGCGAATGTACATGGAGTGGTCAGATTTAACAGAAGGGGCAAAAGCTGTCCTGGAACAAACAAGAAACATTAAGAATGATAAGATTCAAATTGTTGAGTTTGAAGTTGGTTTTGTGCAGAGTCCAGAAGTTTCTGGAGATGGGGAACCCGTTTCAATTCAAGAGGAAGATTATCAAAGCCTGAAACAATTTACCAAGGAAAATGAATATGGTGAAACCTACCATATGGCCCGGAACAAAAATATCGTCAAAATCATTCTTCTCGAAAAGGGCAAATTTCCGGATAACCTTTCAGACTTTCCGATCTTCCGGGAGTATAAAACTCCGGTGGAAACCCCGGTTGCTGAAGAGGCCGAAACAGAAGATGAGAAAGAAGCACCTGAAGATGGCAACCCGAAAGAATCTTCACAAGAATAAAACAAAGAATCCCGCTCAATATCAAAGAAGCGGGATTCTTTGTTTTATTGAGCGGTAGAAATTTCTTCGAAAAAGGTTCCCTTTTAACGGGAATTAAGGTAGCATATTTATGACTACGTCCTAATATGTAGGCGAATTTATCAGAATTGATAAATGATTTCGACCCCGGCGTTTTTGTCGATTGACAATCAGCAAAGGATAAATACGAAAATGGAGTGATGACCATGTTGAAAATTCAGGAAATCAGAGAAATCATTAAACTTGTAGATGAATCATCGATTGATGAATTCGAATTTGAACAAAACGGTTCTAAAGTTTCTGTTAAGAAACACCAGGGTCAACTCAGCAGTCCTGTTCAATCAGAAACGAAGGCAACTCCAAAACAGGAATCACCAATACAGACACAGGAACCTCTCACGCCTGTCCGTCCGGCAGAGGAGAACGTTGCTATTAAAACAGAGAATGTCTCGAGTGACGAAGGTAATCGCGCTGGTGTTGAAGCGGTGACCTCTCCAATGGTGGGAACCTTCTACGCATCTCCTTCGCCTGATGCAGAGCCATATGTAACAAAAGGAGATAAAGTCAAAGCGGATACGGTTGTTTGCATCGTGGAAGCAATGAAGCTGATGAACGAAATCGAAGCGGAACACAATGGCGAGATCGTTGATATTCTTGTTGAAAATGGGGAGCTCGTTGAATATGGGCAAGAATTATTCCTCGTGAAATCGGTGTAGGTGATGAGTGAAATGTTGAAAAAAGTATTGATTGCAAACCGCGGAGAGATTGCTGTCAGAGTCATACGAGCATGTAAAGAGCTCGGTATCGAGACGGTTGCAGTATTCTCTGAAGCTGACACTGAAGCGCTCCATGTCAAATTGGCTGATGAAGCATACTGTATCGGACCTGTTTCTTCGGCGGACAGTTACTTGAATATGACAAACATTATGAGTGTTGCGACCTTGACCGGAGTTGATGGTATTCATCCTGGATACGGATTCCTGGCAGAAAATGCTGACTTTGCGGAGATCTGTGAAGCCTGTAATATCACCTTCATTGGTCCCAGTGCCTGGGCTATCAGTCAGATGGGGACAAAAGATGTTGCAAGGACAACGATGAAGAAAGCAGGTGTGCCTGTCGTTCCGGGCTCAGAGGGAATTGTGGGTACGGTTGAAGAAGGTGTGAAAGTTGCTGAAACCATTGGTTATCCAGTCATTATCAAAGCAACAGCTGGTGGTGGTGGAAAAGGGATACGCGTAGCGGCGAATGAATCGGAATTAAAAAAAGGTATCTCCGTTACCCAAAAAGAAGCAAAAGCTAATTTTGGAAATGAAGGTGTCTACCTGGAGAAATATATTGAAGATTTCAGGCATGTTGAAATTCAAGTGATGGCGGATAACTTTGGGAATGTCATTCATTTGGGAGAACGTGATTGCACCATTCAACGTCGTTTGCAAAAACTGGTTGAGGAATCCCCTTCCCCCGCTGTTTCTGAAGACGTTCGGAAGCAAATGGGAGATGCAGCTGTCCGGGCTGCGGCGGCTGTGAATTATACGGGTGCCGGAACCATAGAATTTATCTTTGATCATAATACAGATGAGTTCTTTTTTATGGAAATGAACACGCGCATTCAAGTCGAACATCCAGTTACAGAAATGGTAACAGGAGTTGATCTTATAAAAGAACAGCTTTTGGTTGCTTCAGGAGCGAAGCTTTCTTATACTCAAGATGAAGTGGTATTCAATGGATGGGCATTAGAGTGCCGTATCAATGCTGAGAATCCTGACAAACAGTTCATGCCATCTCCAGGGAACATCAGCATGTACCTGCCTCCTGGTGGATTTGGCGTCAGGGTGGATAGTGGGGTGTATCCTGGCTATACGATCGCACCATTCTATGATTCAATGGTAGCGAAACTGATAACTTATGCCCCGACTCGGGCTGAAGCAATTGCTAAAATGCGCAGGGCTCTGGATGAATTCATCATCGAAGGGGTTTACACAACAATTCCTTTTCACCAGAAGCTGATGAGCCATCCGGTATTTTTAGAAGGCAATTTTAATACTAAATTTCTTGAAACGTATTCACTGAATGATCACGAAATGGTGTAAACCAAGAGGAGGATAAAGATGAACGAAAATCATTTGATTCCAATGTCAGAAGACAAAGAGAATTTTGGAAATGTTGAAATTTCTCCGGAAGTCATCGAGGTAATTGCAGGTATCGCTGCTTCGGAAGTCGATGGTGTTGCAGCTTTGAGAGGTAATTTTGCCTCAGGTGTTGCTGAAAGGCTTGGCAGGAAAAGTGCTCATGGCAAAGGGGTTAAGGTTGAATTAACTGAAGATGGTGTTTCCATCGATCTTTTCATCGCAACCAATTACGGTGTTTCGATTCCGGATGTGGGTAAGAAAATGCAGGAGAATGTTGTACAAACGTTGAAAAATATGACAGCGATTGATGTCATCTCCGTTGACGTGCATATCGTTGGTGTTCAGTTTGAAACAAAGCTGGAACCGGAACTGCCTGATAAAAAGTAAATCATCTATGATGCAGCTGTTGCCGGGTATACCGGTGACGGCTTTTTTTACACATTCATGCAGGTTCTTCTTGGCCAACGCTGTCACGAGGCCACAACTTATGCTATGATCAAAAGTGGATATTTGATGTATAAAGGAGATCGAACTGATGAAGAGAAGAGTAGCAAGAATTAAAGCTGTCCAGGCATTGTATCAGGTGGAAATGACCGATGAACCAATTGATTCAGCCATTAATAATGTACTCCAGGATAACGAGGTAACCGATCCATATCTGGAATCAGTTGTTCAAGGTGTTGTGGATCATTTGGATGAACTTGATGATGTCCTGCAGGCATCAATGGACAATTGGGCGATTGACAGACTGGCCAGAGTGGATCGGGCGATACTCAGGATTGCTTTGTATGAAATTATGTATTCTGATGATGTGCCGGTTAACGTCGGGATCAATGAAGCCATTGAGATTGCGCGGGGTTTCTCCAGTGATGAAGAAGCAGGAAAGTTTGTTAATGGTGTTCTCTCCAATGCTGCTAAACGGCTTGAAGAAGACGCTTGATGAAATGACAATAAAAGCAATTTTGTAGGAGGTTTTCAAATGTCGGGGATCGTGATTTCAGGAAAAGAATTAGCTAAATCAAAACGTGATGAGATGAAGAAACAAACCGCGATTCTGAAAGAACAAGGGATCGTTCCAGGGCTTGCGGTGATTCTAGTCGGAGAGGACCCCGCAAGTCAATCTTATGTAAAGGCGAAACAGCGGGCCTGTGAGGAAACCGGTATTCATTCTGAAATGGATCATGTCTCACCTTCGATTTCAGAAGATGAACTGCTTGATAAAATCCGCAAGTTGAACGATGCAGAGCATATCAACGGGATTCTTGTCCAGTTACCGTTGCCAGATCATATTTCTGAAGAAAAAGTGATTGAAACCATTGATCCTGAAAAAGATGTGGATGGCTTTCATCCAATTAATATCGGTCGTATGATGACAGGTCAAGAAGCTTTTTTACCGTGTACGCCAAATGGCATCGTTGAAATGATTAAATCAAAAGGTATTGATATTCAAGGGAAACATGTCGTCGTCGTGGGCCGTAGCAATATTGTCGGAAAACCAGTCGGACAGTTGCTGCTGAATGAACATGCCACGGTTACATATTGCCACTCGCGGACTAAAAACATGCAGGAATTCACACGAGCGGCAGATATTCTTGTCGTAGCTGTAGGAAAAGAACACTTTGTAAAGGGTGAAGACATCAAGGATGGTGCTGTCGTAATTGACGTTGGCGTCAACCGGAATGCGGAAGGAAAGCTCACCGGTGACGTGGAATTTGATAGTGCAAGTAAAAAAGCATCATATATTACACCTGTGCCAGGTGGCGTAGGTCCGATGACAATCACGATGTTACTGCAAAACACGATTTTCTCTGCTCAACGAAAAAGCAGAAAGTGATCTGCAGAAAGGCGGAAACAGTCATATGAGTCAGACATTCTTAAGTGTCACAGAACTGACGAAGGCAATCAAAGAGCAAATTGATTCATCACCGTTCCTTCAGCAAGTGTGGCTAAGAGCAGAGATCTCGAATTTCAAACACCATGCCAGGGGGCATATGTATTTCACATTAAAAGATGCCGGTTCAAGAATCCAGTCGGTTATGTTTGCAGGTAGCAACCGCTATTTGAAATTCACCCCTGAAAACGGGATGAGTGTCCTCGTGAGAGGTGAAGTTTCCGTTTACGAACCCTATGGTCAATATCAGTTATACGTTAAAGAACTGCAACCTGATGGGGTGGGGAATTTATATCTGGCCTATGAAGAATTGAAAAAAAAGCTCGAAAAAGAAGGTCTATTTGATCAGCGATATAAGAAAAACATCCCCCGGACACCAAGACATATTGCTGTCATTACTTCGCCAACGGGCGCGGCAGTCAGAGATATTTTAACCACATTGAAACGCAGGTATCCTGTTGCGAAAACTACGCTGCTGCCCGTTCAGGTGCAGGGAGAAACAGCTGAAGCTTCAATTGTTAAAGCCATTCAGCAAGCTGACGCAATCGACGAATTTGATGTGATTATTGTTGGAAGAGGCGGTGGTTCCATCGAAGAACTATGGTCTTTCAATGAGGAAACAGTGGCTCGTGCAATTTTTGGAGCGGTGACGCCAGTTATATCAGCTGTTGGCCACGAAACCGATACGACGATCAGTGATTTTGTTGCAGATTTGCGTGCACCTACGCCTACAGCTGCTGCTGAGCTTGCAGTTCCGAATCAGGAGGAAATGATCGATTGGCTGGTGGACCGTAATCAGCGTCTCAGACAAGCTATCATGAATCGTATCAGTCAGGAGAAAGACAGGCTTGAACGATTGCAACGTTCCTATGCTTTTCGCTACCCTAAACAGCTGATTGAGCAAAAGGAACAGGAGCTTGATCGTTTGATCGATGATTTTCAGCGAAGTGCATTCCAATCAGTCCGTGATCAGCGTGATCTATTGCAACAGTTGCGCGATCGTCTTCAAATCCAGCATCCTGCGGGGAAATTAACGATCGAACAAGAACGGCTTTCAAGAGAAGAAAAACGACTCAAGGAAGTCATGAGTCAACAGTTATCATCGCATCAGCAGCAATTGATGTTAATGACTTCGAAACTTGATCTCTTAAGCCCGCTGAAATTGATGGGAAGAGGTTATAGTCTTGTATACAATGAAAAAGAACAACTTCTTAAACAGGTGGATCATGTAAACATCAAAGATAATGTTACGATTCATATGATGGATGGGAAACTATTCTGTGAAGTACTCAGTAAGACAAAATTGAACCGGGAACGGGAGGATCTGACATGAGTGAAGAAACAAAAGAGCCGACGTTTGAAGAAGCCATGCAGAAACTGGAAGGAATTGTTCAAAAGCTTGAACAGGGAGATGTCCCCCTTGAAGAAGCGATCGCGATGTTTCAAGAGGGCGTGACATTATCCAATGATTGTCACAAAAGGCTTAAGCAGGTGGAACATAAAATGACGGAGGTCCTTCATGAGAATGGTGAACGAACGGAACTTCATGTGGAAGAGGAGTCATAACAGGTGGGAACAAAAATGGATTTTCATACGTTCTTAACAGAA
This Salisediminibacterium beveridgei DNA region includes the following protein-coding sequences:
- a CDS encoding Asp23/Gls24 family envelope stress response protein, giving the protein MNENHLIPMSEDKENFGNVEISPEVIEVIAGIAASEVDGVAALRGNFASGVAERLGRKSAHGKGVKVELTEDGVSIDLFIATNYGVSIPDVGKKMQENVVQTLKNMTAIDVISVDVHIVGVQFETKLEPELPDKK
- the accC gene encoding acetyl-CoA carboxylase biotin carboxylase subunit, producing MLKKVLIANRGEIAVRVIRACKELGIETVAVFSEADTEALHVKLADEAYCIGPVSSADSYLNMTNIMSVATLTGVDGIHPGYGFLAENADFAEICEACNITFIGPSAWAISQMGTKDVARTTMKKAGVPVVPGSEGIVGTVEEGVKVAETIGYPVIIKATAGGGGKGIRVAANESELKKGISVTQKEAKANFGNEGVYLEKYIEDFRHVEIQVMADNFGNVIHLGERDCTIQRRLQKLVEESPSPAVSEDVRKQMGDAAVRAAAAVNYTGAGTIEFIFDHNTDEFFFMEMNTRIQVEHPVTEMVTGVDLIKEQLLVASGAKLSYTQDEVVFNGWALECRINAENPDKQFMPSPGNISMYLPPGGFGVRVDSGVYPGYTIAPFYDSMVAKLITYAPTRAEAIAKMRRALDEFIIEGVYTTIPFHQKLMSHPVFLEGNFNTKFLETYSLNDHEMV
- a CDS encoding exodeoxyribonuclease VII small subunit; translated protein: MSEETKEPTFEEAMQKLEGIVQKLEQGDVPLEEAIAMFQEGVTLSNDCHKRLKQVEHKMTEVLHENGERTELHVEEES
- the accB gene encoding acetyl-CoA carboxylase biotin carboxyl carrier protein, yielding MLKIQEIREIIKLVDESSIDEFEFEQNGSKVSVKKHQGQLSSPVQSETKATPKQESPIQTQEPLTPVRPAEENVAIKTENVSSDEGNRAGVEAVTSPMVGTFYASPSPDAEPYVTKGDKVKADTVVCIVEAMKLMNEIEAEHNGEIVDILVENGELVEYGQELFLVKSV
- the folD gene encoding bifunctional methylenetetrahydrofolate dehydrogenase/methenyltetrahydrofolate cyclohydrolase FolD, which gives rise to MSGIVISGKELAKSKRDEMKKQTAILKEQGIVPGLAVILVGEDPASQSYVKAKQRACEETGIHSEMDHVSPSISEDELLDKIRKLNDAEHINGILVQLPLPDHISEEKVIETIDPEKDVDGFHPINIGRMMTGQEAFLPCTPNGIVEMIKSKGIDIQGKHVVVVGRSNIVGKPVGQLLLNEHATVTYCHSRTKNMQEFTRAADILVVAVGKEHFVKGEDIKDGAVVIDVGVNRNAEGKLTGDVEFDSASKKASYITPVPGGVGPMTITMLLQNTIFSAQRKSRK
- a CDS encoding M24 family metallopeptidase; its protein translation is MTKLEALREQLNTNHVDGIIVMSPYNRRYLTGFTGTAGVVLVTEDRAVFITDFRYTAQAAEQISGFEVIEHKGPIHEEVAAQVKKDGLKSVAFEKDHVTFSQYETWNDALDAKLIPVSGLVEKMRLIKSPEEIEVIQEAVDIADAAFTHIQSYIKPGVREIDVSNELEFFMRKKGAVSSSFDIIVASGYRSALPHGVASDKIIETGELVTLDFGAYYKGYCSDITRTVAIGEVDEKLKKIYHTVLEAQLRGVNHIKPGMTGIEADALTRDYIKSEGFGDYFGHSTGHGMGMEVHEGPGLSFRSDQKLEPGMVVTVEPGIYVAGTGGTRIEDDIVITEDGNRILSKSTKELIVL
- the nusB gene encoding transcription antitermination factor NusB; the encoded protein is MKRRVARIKAVQALYQVEMTDEPIDSAINNVLQDNEVTDPYLESVVQGVVDHLDELDDVLQASMDNWAIDRLARVDRAILRIALYEIMYSDDVPVNVGINEAIEIARGFSSDEEAGKFVNGVLSNAAKRLEEDA
- the xseA gene encoding exodeoxyribonuclease VII large subunit, giving the protein MSQTFLSVTELTKAIKEQIDSSPFLQQVWLRAEISNFKHHARGHMYFTLKDAGSRIQSVMFAGSNRYLKFTPENGMSVLVRGEVSVYEPYGQYQLYVKELQPDGVGNLYLAYEELKKKLEKEGLFDQRYKKNIPRTPRHIAVITSPTGAAVRDILTTLKRRYPVAKTTLLPVQVQGETAEASIVKAIQQADAIDEFDVIIVGRGGGSIEELWSFNEETVARAIFGAVTPVISAVGHETDTTISDFVADLRAPTPTAAAELAVPNQEEMIDWLVDRNQRLRQAIMNRISQEKDRLERLQRSYAFRYPKQLIEQKEQELDRLIDDFQRSAFQSVRDQRDLLQQLRDRLQIQHPAGKLTIEQERLSREEKRLKEVMSQQLSSHQQQLMLMTSKLDLLSPLKLMGRGYSLVYNEKEQLLKQVDHVNIKDNVTIHMMDGKLFCEVLSKTKLNREREDLT
- the efp gene encoding elongation factor P, with the protein product MISVNDFKTGLTIEVDNDIWQVIEFQHVKPGKGSAFVRSKLRSMRSGNIQEKTFRAGEKVEKAHLDNDKMQYLYSDGDTHAFMNMETFEQIELQTNQIKQQLKYLLENMEVQIMTYNGEILGVEVPNTVKLKVTETEPGIKGDTASGGTKPATVETGLTVQVPFFVNEDDYLIIDTREGKYVSRG